The sequence CCCGCACTCCACATAGCCAAACCGTTAGCGGTCATTGTATAAAAAATTAACCTACAAAACCTTATATTATGAAAAAGACAATTGTCACACTAAGCTTACTTTTTCTTTGCGTGTTTTCTGTTTACTCAACATCATTTTCATTTTCCAATTTACTTTGGAAGGATAATTTAGATTGTGACAATGATGGTTATTCTAGAATTAGAACTCTTCAAGTAACAATCTCTATGAATAATTATACTCCATTTGATGATGAGGTTTACAAAGTAACGTTAGATAAAAGGGAAAAAGGCTTTTTAACTTCTTGGGTCAATGAATATAGTTATGAATGGCATCGATTCATTTCAAGTGATTGGCTCACTAATATAGAATACATACCACTAACCTATGAGGTTACTGTTTTAACACAAGAACATGATGAGTATGATTTTAGAATTCGCATTTTTGATCAAGATGATAACTTAGTAAGTACGTATGATCAAGATAATAACACTCTTTTAAATGACCAAAAATTTGAATATGCCACTGAAGATGGAGACTGTTGTAGTCCACCTAACAGTTTAACTGTGGTGGATCTTGGAAAAAACAGTGCTACTTTAGATTGGGATGATGTTTCCGGTGCTAATAATTATGAGATCGCCATTCGCGAAGTTGGTGGCGATTGGATGACCTATACGTCTAATATTAGTTCATTGTATCTAGATAATCTGGATTGTGAAACGACCTATGAATATACAGTTGCAACAGCTTGCAGTAGTGTCTCAAGCCGGTATTCAGAAGAATATGTATTTACAACAAAAGATTGCCCTGTTTTAACTTCAATCACTATTAGTGGTCCAACCTCTGTTAATGAAAATAGTACTGCAAACTATATTTGTACTGCAAATTATTCTGACGGTTCATCGCAAGATGTGACAAGCGATGCAACGTGGGGAAATACTTCATATTATGCCACAATACATGCTGGTGTTCTTACTACCAAACCAGTTGATTCCAATGAAAACTCTACAATTACGGTTTATTATGGAGGAGAATTTAACTCCTACGACATAACTATAAAAAAAGTTGCACCAACTCTAAGTTCAATTTCAATTAGCGATATATCGTCGGTAAATGAAAATAGCAGTGTAAGTTTTTTTTGTATTGCAAAATATTCGGACAATTCAACTGAAGATGTGACTAATTTAACAACTTGGGAGTTAAACAGTACAACCTATGCATCTATAACAAACGGTGTTTTAACAACTAAATCAGTTAACTCTGATACGAACTGTATAATTACTGCTAGTTATGAGAATGAATCAGTATCTAAAAATATTGTTATTAAAAATACTGAAGATATTGAAACGTGTTCAAGTCCGGTATTTGTTGGAAGAAATACAAAGGACATTACGACTTCTTCGGCCACTATTGTATGTTATTCCACAACTGGTTCAGGTGGAAATTTAAAATACAACTGGTATTTAAGCCCTACATGTTCAGGAACTTTAATTGCTACAACTTCAGAGTCAGAATTAACAGTTTATGAGGAAGGGACTTATTCGTGCAAAGTATATGTCGAAGATTTTGAAAATAGTTGTTTTGATTGTTATTCTGATATAAATGTAGATTTCCCTGATTGTGATGCTCCGATTGGATTAAATGCACAGATAATTTCTTGTGAGTCAGCGAAACTGACCTGGGATGAAATTCAGAATTCAGCAGGGTATATAGTTTTATGGGGGAAATCGGATGGTAGCCTCCCTGAAAATCGGATTAATACAAGTACTAATTATTGTCATATTAATAATTTAGAAGCAGAAACTGAATACTATTTTACGGTCTATAATGAATGTTTAAATGGAACTGAAAATCCATATGCCGATATTTATTATTTTACTACACCTAAATGTGAGGACATAGGTTCGCTAAAAGTAACTATTTCTCCTACTGAAGCTGTTAACGCAGGTGCACAATGGAAAGTCGACGATAGAGATTGGAAAAATAGTGGTGATACAGAAAGTGTATTAAGTGTTGGGAACCACACCGTTTCATTCAAAACTATTTCTGGCTGGTCTACTCCTTCCAACAAAACTGTTTCAATTAGTGCCAATCAGACCATATCTGCAACAGGAGCCTATACGGTTGTTTCGGGCAGCGATAATACTAAACCAAACAAGCCAGTTATAGTGGCTCCTGAATATAACGAATCAATTTCATTACCGTTTGATTTGACTTGGATCTGCACAGATATTGATGGAGATGAGCTTAGGTATATTGTGTATGGAAGAAGCGTGGATTCTGTCGATTGGGAGTATTGGGGGAATGCAGCATTTAACACGCTTTACTTGAATTTTTTAGAGGTTGGAGATTATTATTGTACAGTTGCAGCTAGAGATAATGAAGAGTGGGGACCTTATTCTGATGTTCATAGATTCACAGTTGCTTCAGTCCCTTCTGATTCAACTAATACTAAACCGAATAAGCCCGTTTTAGTCTCTCCATCTAATGGAGAAAGTGTCTCGTTGCCAATCTCTTTTTCTTGGGTTTGTAACGATAGGGAGAATGATGATTTAACCTACACAATGTATAAAGGGGCATCACCAGAAAATATGGTTGAATGGACGCATGGAATTGATCGAAGTAATTTTACAGTGAGCGGAAAAGATCTTATTGGATCTTGGTATTGGAGAATTCGCGCTTATGATGGTGAATTGTGGAGTGATTATTCTGATACTTATCAATTCACAGGCCTTTCCGATAATAATCCTCCTAATGTGCCCAACCTTATTGCTCCAAGTAATGAATCTACTGTTTCTCCACCTTTTGAATTAAAATGGGATGCCACGGATGATGATAATGATAATTTGAGTTACAAAATTTATCTTGGGATAAACTCTAGCAATGTTTCTGAATGGAAAACATCAGATAGTGATTCATATACTGTTTCCAACTTATCTCCTGGCACTTATTATTGGGGTGTTCAGTCATACGATGGTACTTGGTGGAGTGGTTATTCTGGTTCTTACAAATTTGTTGTTTCTGCTACTCTTGAATCAATTACAATCAGTGGTTCACCTAATGTCGATGAAAACAGCTCTGCAAATTATACGTGTACAGCAAACTATTCTGACGGTTCTTCGCAAAACGTAACAAACTCCACAACTTGGAGTGAAAACTCTGATTATGCATCCATAAATTCAAGCGGCGTTTTAACAGCAAATTCTGTTAATTCCGACCAATCTTGTACAATCACAGCAAACTATGGAGGTAAATCAGACATTCATAATATAACGATTAAAAATATTGTTAACACAAATCATCCCCCAAACAAACCAGTGATAGTATCTCCTGAAAATGGAACTGTTTTTAAAGTTGGTGATGAGCATACTTATGAGGCATATGGTACAGATGATGACGGTGACAATTTGGATTTCTATTTTTATCTAACATATAATTCGGGTGACTGGAGTCTGTTTAATGGTAGTACCAGTTATATTACGCCTGTTACTACTTTTACTGCTGCAGGCACATTTCAAATTAAAGTTCAGACTGTCGATCCATTTGGAGCAAAAAGTGAGTTTAGCGAGGTTACGGAATTTTCTGTTGAATGGCCAACTTCAACAAATTACTTGAAATTTGGCAAAGACATCACTTTTTATCCTAATCCAGCAAATGAAAAAGTAATCGTAAATATGAAGCAATTAGATTATTCAAACTTTTGGATTAAAATTTATAGTATACAAGGGACATTATTACTTAAAAAGAAAGTTGAAGCAGGCATCACTGAGTTAAATGTTAAAAATTTCAAAACTGGTGTCTATTTATTGTCAGTTGAGAACAATAATAATATAGGAATTGAAAAATTAATAATAGAATAAAGAAAAACAACGAAACGCCATCTGTATATGTCATAGCCGGTTTTGTGGTTTATTGTGGGTTCTTCTCCCGCATTAACTTCATCATGGCTTGACAGGAAAGTAGCCCGCAATCGGCTACGCCACATACAGGTGACCGTTGTGTGTAATTTAAAAACAATAAAGTAGCAATTGTTAAAACTCAAAAATCAGAGACCAAATGTTTAAAGGCGAACCATCAAGCGGAGTAGATTTCTTTAACTTATTAATGGAAAATGAGGAATTTAATAAGGAAATTGGAAAACTGACCTTGGCTGCAGGACGATTAGAAGCGGAATTAATACGCTACTATAAACGCAAGGACATAAATGAAAACCTATCTCGATTTACTTTAGGAAAATTAATTGAATTTGGGAAAAATAACGATTTGCTCGAACGCAATTTGGTATACGCTCTTGAAAACACCTGTAAACAAAGAAATTATATAACACATAATATTTATGCACTCTTTACAGAATTAATCGATGAAACGGTATTGCCCAAAAATGATTTGATTGATACAGATGTATTAACATATACTGATAAAGCATGGGAAACTAGGAACAACCTGATTAATTTGGCCGATTTAATTAGTAAGTATTAATAATCAAATATTTAAATTCCCTGCTGCAGCGCGAATCCTTTCGCGTGGTTTAAGCGGCAAGCTCGCTGCACCCCTAAACTTATCATAATGGCACAATAGTTGCAAAACCCTAAGCCAAACTCAATAAAACCCAATTATCATGAAAAACTCAAAACAACACCTTTTTCCAATCCTTTGTTTAGTTATTATCCTTTTCTCATCAGTAAATACACTTAATGCCCAAAACAAAACCTATTTAGGGATTGATTTTGTAAATGAAATTGCAGATAAAGATCATTTACGTCCGGGAGTTGGACTTAATGTTGCTCGAACTTTTGGAAAACATAGCGGTATCGAGACAGGGGTTTATTACCGTTCTTACATCCAATCTTTGTCTTTTAGTATGGAAGGTAATTATTTTGATGTAGATATTCGTGAAAACCATTTGTCAATCCCTGTGCTTTATAAGTTCTCCTCGCGAATTGTAAATATCTCTGCAGGGCCGAGCTTTGACGTTTTTCTGGGATGGAAAGATGTATCATCTCCTGATGAAGTGGAAGTTAATGATTATGACATTGATCCCAAATACAACTTGGGGGCTATGGTAAAGCTTGGAAAAGACATTCGGTTATCTGATAAATTAGTATTTGAACCGGAGCTTCGGTTTAACCCGATTTTCAATTTAGAGCGCGTTTATATGGGGCTGGGTTTAAAGTTAAAACTTGATGTATAATATTTTAATAGAAGTATTTCTATTATCCCTCAATTGTCCTTCTTATACCTCCGCTGGCGCGGATTTGTAATCCGTGCCCTGGTCGATAAGACCAGAAATGTATTTTTAATGATATAACCCCGAAGT comes from uncultured Draconibacterium sp. and encodes:
- a CDS encoding T9SS type A sorting domain-containing protein; protein product: MKKTIVTLSLLFLCVFSVYSTSFSFSNLLWKDNLDCDNDGYSRIRTLQVTISMNNYTPFDDEVYKVTLDKREKGFLTSWVNEYSYEWHRFISSDWLTNIEYIPLTYEVTVLTQEHDEYDFRIRIFDQDDNLVSTYDQDNNTLLNDQKFEYATEDGDCCSPPNSLTVVDLGKNSATLDWDDVSGANNYEIAIREVGGDWMTYTSNISSLYLDNLDCETTYEYTVATACSSVSSRYSEEYVFTTKDCPVLTSITISGPTSVNENSTANYICTANYSDGSSQDVTSDATWGNTSYYATIHAGVLTTKPVDSNENSTITVYYGGEFNSYDITIKKVAPTLSSISISDISSVNENSSVSFFCIAKYSDNSTEDVTNLTTWELNSTTYASITNGVLTTKSVNSDTNCIITASYENESVSKNIVIKNTEDIETCSSPVFVGRNTKDITTSSATIVCYSTTGSGGNLKYNWYLSPTCSGTLIATTSESELTVYEEGTYSCKVYVEDFENSCFDCYSDINVDFPDCDAPIGLNAQIISCESAKLTWDEIQNSAGYIVLWGKSDGSLPENRINTSTNYCHINNLEAETEYYFTVYNECLNGTENPYADIYYFTTPKCEDIGSLKVTISPTEAVNAGAQWKVDDRDWKNSGDTESVLSVGNHTVSFKTISGWSTPSNKTVSISANQTISATGAYTVVSGSDNTKPNKPVIVAPEYNESISLPFDLTWICTDIDGDELRYIVYGRSVDSVDWEYWGNAAFNTLYLNFLEVGDYYCTVAARDNEEWGPYSDVHRFTVASVPSDSTNTKPNKPVLVSPSNGESVSLPISFSWVCNDRENDDLTYTMYKGASPENMVEWTHGIDRSNFTVSGKDLIGSWYWRIRAYDGELWSDYSDTYQFTGLSDNNPPNVPNLIAPSNESTVSPPFELKWDATDDDNDNLSYKIYLGINSSNVSEWKTSDSDSYTVSNLSPGTYYWGVQSYDGTWWSGYSGSYKFVVSATLESITISGSPNVDENSSANYTCTANYSDGSSQNVTNSTTWSENSDYASINSSGVLTANSVNSDQSCTITANYGGKSDIHNITIKNIVNTNHPPNKPVIVSPENGTVFKVGDEHTYEAYGTDDDGDNLDFYFYLTYNSGDWSLFNGSTSYITPVTTFTAAGTFQIKVQTVDPFGAKSEFSEVTEFSVEWPTSTNYLKFGKDITFYPNPANEKVIVNMKQLDYSNFWIKIYSIQGTLLLKKKVEAGITELNVKNFKTGVYLLSVENNNNIGIEKLIIE